The window TGTTCCTCAACCCGAACGATCCAGCGGTCATTGAAGAAGCGCTGAAACAGGGTATTCCGCAAAACGTGATTGACGCCGCCCAGCGCTCGCCGGTCTACAAAATGGCAATGGACTGGAAGCTGGCTCTGCCGCTGCATCCGGAGTATCGCACCCTGCCAATGGTCTGGTATGTGCCGCCGTTGTCACCGATTCAGTCGATCGCCGACGCCGGTGGCCTGCCGCACAATGGCAATATCCTGCCCGCGGTAGAATCGCTGCGTATTCCAGTGCAATACCTCGCCAACATGCTCAGCGCGGGCGATACCGGCCCGGTGCTGCGCGCGCTGAAACGTATGATGGCGATGCGCCACTACATGCGCTCGCAAACCGTTGAAGGTGTCACCGATACCCGCGCCATCGATGAAGTCGGGTTGAGCGTGGAGCAGGTCGAAGAGATGTATCGCTATCTGGCGATTGCCAACTACGAAGACCGCTTCGTGATCCCGACCAGCCACCGCGAAATGGCCCGTGATGCCTTCCCGGAGAAAAACGGCTGCGGCTTTACCTTCGGCGATGGTTGCCACGGTTCAGATACCAAATTCAACCTGTTCAACAGCAGCCGCATTGATGCTATCGACATCACCGAAGTGCGCGATAAAGCGGAGGGTGAATAATGCAGATCCTCAAGGTTATCGGGCTGTTGATGGAGTATCCGGATGAATTGCTGTGGGAATGTAAGGACGATGCGCTGGCGCTGGTCGCCAGTGATGCACCGATGCTGAGCGAGTTCACCCGCGAACTGTTAACTGCCCCGCTGCTGGATAAGCAAGCCGAATGGTGCGAGGTGTTTGACCGGGGGCGCGCCACCTCGCTGCTGCTGTTTGAACATGTTCATGCGGAATCACGCGATCGCGGTCAGGCGATGGTTGACCTGCTGGCACAGTACGATAAGGTCGGGTTACAGCTCGCCTGCCGTGAGCTGCCTGATCACCTGCCGCTGTATCTGGAGTATTTGAGCGTGCTGCCGGAGGCAGAGGCTAAAGAGGGATTGCAAAATGTCGCGCCGATCCTGGCGCTGCTTGGCGGGCGCTTAAAGCAGCGTGATACCCCATGGTATCAGCTGTTTGACGCCCTTCTCATGCTGGCGGGCAGTCCGCTTTCAAGTGACAGTGTCACGAAGCAGGTCGGCGCAGAAACCCGTGACGATACCCGCCAGGCGCTCGACGCTGTATGGGAAGAGGAACAGGTGAAGTTCATTGAGGATAACGCCACCGCCTGTGACAGTTCACCGTTGCAAAGCTACCAACGGCGCTTTAGCCAGGACGTGGCGCCACAGTATGTTGACGTCAGCTCGGGAGGCCCGAAATGATACAGTACCTGAACGTCTTTTTTTACGACATCTACCCGTATCTGTGCGGGACAGTGTTTATCCTCGGCAGCTGGCTACGCTACGACTACGGCCAGTACACCTGGCGCGCCTCCTCCAGCCAGATGCTGGACAAACGCGGCATGGTGTTGTGGTCAAACCTGTTCCACATCGGCATTTTGGGGATTTTCTTCGGCCATCTGTTTGGCATGTTAACCCCGCACTGGATGTACGCCTGGTTCCTGCCTATCGCAGTGAAGCAGCAAATGGCGATGATTGCGGGCGGGATTTGCGGCGTGCTGACGCTGGTCGGCGGCGCGGGTTTGCTGGTTCGTCGTCTGACGAATTCGCGAATTCGCGCGACATCCTCTACCGCTGATATTCTGATCCTGTGTGTTCTGCTGGTTCAGTGTATCCTCGGTCTGACCACCATTCCGTTCTCAGCACAACATCCGGACGGCAGTGAAATGCTGAAACTGGTGGGCTGGGCGCAGTCGGTGGTGACCTTCCAGGGCGGCGCGTCTGCGCATCTGGATGGCGTGGCGCTAATTTTCCGCGTCCATCTGGTTCTGGGGATGACCATCTTCCTGCTGTTCCCGTTCACCCGTCTGGTCCACGTGTGGAGCGCGCCGGTCGAATATTTCACCCGTCGTAACCAGATCGTCCGTTCTCGCCGATAAATTCGCGTTGTATTGCCAAATCCGGCCTACAGGGAGATTCCGTAGGCCGGATAAGACGCAGGGCGTCGCCATCCAGCATTTTGCACGTTATGATGCTTCTCCAC of the Citrobacter freundii genome contains:
- the narW gene encoding nitrate reductase molybdenum cofactor assembly chaperone, which codes for MQILKVIGLLMEYPDELLWECKDDALALVASDAPMLSEFTRELLTAPLLDKQAEWCEVFDRGRATSLLLFEHVHAESRDRGQAMVDLLAQYDKVGLQLACRELPDHLPLYLEYLSVLPEAEAKEGLQNVAPILALLGGRLKQRDTPWYQLFDALLMLAGSPLSSDSVTKQVGAETRDDTRQALDAVWEEEQVKFIEDNATACDSSPLQSYQRRFSQDVAPQYVDVSSGGPK
- the narI gene encoding respiratory nitrate reductase subunit gamma, with protein sequence MIQYLNVFFYDIYPYLCGTVFILGSWLRYDYGQYTWRASSSQMLDKRGMVLWSNLFHIGILGIFFGHLFGMLTPHWMYAWFLPIAVKQQMAMIAGGICGVLTLVGGAGLLVRRLTNSRIRATSSTADILILCVLLVQCILGLTTIPFSAQHPDGSEMLKLVGWAQSVVTFQGGASAHLDGVALIFRVHLVLGMTIFLLFPFTRLVHVWSAPVEYFTRRNQIVRSRR